The Asterias amurensis chromosome 21, ASM3211899v1 genome has a segment encoding these proteins:
- the LOC139953273 gene encoding chymotrypsinogen A-like encodes MMLRPVRKSTMFAPCGAVAVPFVLIALLGCCIVGANGRAVKIKKSYRLQAEMIAKQRSQETLKEKKFPGRMDTMFDVITDEEEVLIGIKTSVKSERCGMKPYSPPPQDMPRARFAKVVAGIEAMERWPWQVALLNVTSREPFCGGTLIGRDHIVTAAHCFDNERRNEDNVVILLGEHDRSKHEGTEQEFHIDCIHVHRHYIKGVPYVNDIAVIKLKTLPDHDVVINDYVMPACMPEKNEFQAGATCYVTGWGYTNFSNYGSGRRPSTLNQARLPLLSHDDCQNAYGSFITKRMVCAGYMEGDWRSDTCKGDSGGPLVCQQNDGRWKLVGVTSWGRNTFCNPSPTDAVPGVYTKVERYRKWIQKQIDLKKCRTRRVPRH; translated from the exons ATGATGTTAAGGCCGGTGAGGAAATCGACCATGTTTGCACCATGTGGAGCGGTTGCTGTGCCCTTCGTTCTGATTGCTTTACTAGGGTGCTGTATCGTGGGAGCAAATGGACGAGCTGTTAAAATCAAGAAGTCTTATCGGCTTCAAGCTGAGATGATTGCCAAACAACGATCACAAGAG ACACTTAAAGAGAAGAAGTTTCCTGGAAGAATGGACACAATGTTTGACGTCATCACCGACGAGGAGGAAGTCTTGATTGGAATTAAAACATCAG TTAAATCAGAGAGATGCGGTATGAAACCTTACAGCCCGCCCCCACAAGACATGCCCAGAGCAAGGTTTGCTAAAGTCGTGGCTGGAATCGAGGCTATGGAGAGATGGCCGTGGCAGGTTGCCTTACTCAATGTGACGTCACGAGAGCCGTTCTGTGGGGGAACGTTGATTGGTCGAGATCATATTGTCACGGCTGCGCACTGCTTCGATAACGAAAG ACGAAACGAGGACAACGTCGTTATTCTTCTTGGCGAGCACGATCGCTCAAAACATGAGGGTACGGAACAAGAATTTCACATCGACTGCATCCACGTCCATCGGCACTACATAAAGGGCGTCCCCTACGTCAACGACATCGCCGTCATTAAACTCAAGACGTTACCTGATCACGATGTCGTCATCAATGACTACGTCATGCCGGCTTGCATGCCGGAGAAGAACGAGTTTCAGGCGGGAGCTACCTGCTACGTCACCGGGTGGGGCTACACAA ATTTTTCAAACTACGGGTCCGGTCGTCGTCCCAGCACCCTAAACCAAGCCAGACTGCCCCTTCTCAGCCACGACGACTGCCAGAATGCCTACGGCAGTTTCATCACCAAGCGAATGGTCTGCGCCGGCTACATGGAGGGAGACTGGCGCTCGGACACCTGCAAGGGCGACAGCGGTGGTCCGCTGGTCTGCCAGCAGAACGACGGGAGGTGGAAGCTGGTCGGTGTGACCTCGTGGGGTAGGAACACCTTCTGTAACCCATCGCCGACTGACGCCGTGCCCGGTGTCTACACCAAGGTGGAGCGATACCGGAAGTGGATCCAGAAACAGATTGACCTTAAGAAGTGTCGAACGAGGAGGGTACCACGTCATTGA